Proteins encoded within one genomic window of Burkholderiaceae bacterium:
- a CDS encoding ABC transporter, ATP-binding protein (cluster 5, nickel/peptides/opines), translating to MTMQDVRQISTAATPGVLLSVRDLQVHFPRARSGWFALPEVVKAVDGVSFDVPRGKTLAIVGESGSGKTTTALAAMRLSPITGGQIRLGDTDLGALDGEALRLQRRRMQIVFQDPYSSLNPRERAGSVVRAPLDLMGVGTPAERRERVAELFTAVGLRPEQQQLFPHQFSGGQRQRINIARALATNPELVVCDEPVSALDIAIRAQILNLLVRLQRELGLTYLFISHDMAVVEHICDDIAVMYLGQIVERAPRRAFFGNPLHPYSVALMSAVPTVHGGRRHAAQRIKLTGDPPSPINPPSGCRFAGRCPVAEPACASEPQPLREVGRGHWVRCRRVDLIDGVPHAPLRAPAA from the coding sequence ATGACGATGCAGGACGTCCGGCAGATCTCGACAGCCGCGACACCGGGCGTGCTGCTGTCGGTGCGGGATCTGCAGGTGCATTTTCCGCGCGCCAGGTCCGGCTGGTTCGCGCTGCCGGAAGTGGTAAAGGCGGTCGACGGGGTGTCGTTCGACGTTCCGCGCGGCAAGACGCTGGCGATCGTCGGGGAATCGGGATCGGGCAAGACCACGACCGCACTCGCCGCGATGCGGTTGTCACCGATCACCGGCGGCCAAATCAGGCTCGGTGACACGGACCTGGGCGCACTCGACGGCGAGGCGCTGCGCTTGCAGCGGCGGCGCATGCAGATCGTGTTCCAGGACCCGTATTCATCGCTGAATCCGCGCGAACGCGCGGGATCCGTAGTGCGCGCGCCGCTGGACCTGATGGGTGTCGGCACTCCGGCCGAGCGCCGCGAGCGCGTTGCCGAGCTGTTCACCGCGGTGGGACTGCGGCCGGAGCAGCAGCAGCTGTTCCCGCACCAGTTCTCCGGCGGACAGCGGCAACGGATCAACATCGCGCGGGCGCTGGCGACGAATCCGGAGCTGGTCGTCTGCGACGAGCCGGTGTCGGCACTCGACATCGCGATTCGGGCGCAGATCCTCAACCTGCTGGTCCGGCTGCAGCGCGAACTCGGCCTCACCTACCTGTTCATCTCGCATGACATGGCCGTGGTCGAGCATATCTGCGACGACATCGCGGTGATGTATCTTGGGCAGATCGTCGAGCGCGCGCCGCGCCGCGCGTTCTTCGGCAACCCGCTGCATCCGTACAGCGTGGCGCTGATGTCTGCCGTGCCGACCGTCCACGGTGGACGCAGGCACGCCGCGCAACGGATCAAGCTCACGGGGGATCCGCCCAGTCCGATCAACCCCCCGAGCGGGTGCCGTTTCGCTGGCCGTTGCCCGGTGGCCGAGCCCGCATGTGCGTCCGAGCCGCAGCCGCTGCGCGAGGTCGGACGGGGTCACTGGGTACGCTGCCGTCGCGTTGACCTGATCGACGGCGTGCCACACGCGCCGCTGCGCGCTCCCGCAGCCTGA
- a CDS encoding ABC transporter, ATP-binding protein (cluster 5, nickel/peptides/opines): MNTSATPVLQVEDLRVEFKTRRGTAMVLNGVDFDLFGGETLCVVGESGCGKSMTALALLRLIPSPPGKISGGRMTFQNEDLARASEARMREVRGNRISMIFQEPMTSLNPVFTVGDQIGESLRLHAGLGAAAVRARTIEMLQQVGIPAPERRVDEYPHQMSGGMRQRVMIAMALACRPDVLIADEPTTALDVTVQAQIFDLLRELQRERGTAILLITHDMGAVAEMADRVMVMYAGRVVERGTTEQVLARPGHPYTQGLIECLPELGSSMIEERKELAEIRGVVPSIWELGSGCAFRERCPQAMAICEQRVPPMFDLDRAAGAGSSHAHAAACWLHAEQPSEALA; the protein is encoded by the coding sequence ATGAACACTTCCGCAACCCCGGTGCTGCAGGTCGAAGACCTGCGCGTCGAATTCAAGACGCGGCGCGGCACGGCGATGGTGCTCAATGGGGTCGACTTCGATCTGTTCGGCGGCGAGACCCTGTGCGTGGTCGGCGAATCCGGATGCGGCAAGAGCATGACTGCGCTGGCGCTGCTGCGGCTGATTCCGTCGCCGCCTGGAAAGATCAGCGGCGGGCGCATGACGTTCCAGAACGAAGATCTGGCACGGGCAAGCGAAGCGCGCATGCGCGAGGTTCGCGGCAACCGCATCTCGATGATTTTCCAAGAGCCGATGACATCGCTGAATCCGGTTTTCACGGTCGGCGATCAGATCGGCGAGTCCCTCAGGCTGCACGCGGGCCTGGGCGCCGCCGCCGTGCGCGCGCGCACGATCGAAATGCTGCAGCAGGTCGGCATACCGGCTCCCGAGCGACGCGTCGACGAGTATCCGCACCAGATGTCCGGGGGCATGCGCCAGCGCGTGATGATCGCGATGGCGCTGGCCTGCCGCCCCGACGTGCTGATTGCGGACGAGCCGACCACGGCGCTCGACGTCACGGTGCAGGCCCAGATCTTCGACCTGCTGCGCGAGCTGCAGCGCGAGCGCGGGACCGCCATCCTGCTGATCACGCACGACATGGGCGCGGTCGCCGAAATGGCCGATCGGGTAATGGTGATGTACGCGGGGCGCGTGGTCGAACGCGGCACCACCGAGCAGGTACTGGCGCGTCCCGGCCATCCGTACACCCAGGGCCTGATCGAATGCCTTCCGGAACTCGGCAGCAGCATGATCGAGGAGCGCAAGGAACTGGCCGAGATTCGCGGCGTGGTCCCGTCGATCTGGGAACTGGGCAGTGGTTGCGCGTTTCGCGAGCGCTGCCCGCAGGCCATGGCGATCTGCGAGCAGCGCGTGCCGCCGATGTTCGACCTCGATCGAGCGGCCGGCGCGGGATCGAGCCACGCCCATGCCGCGGCCTGCTGGCTGCACGCCGAGCAGCCTTCGGAGGCGCTGGCATGA
- a CDS encoding ABC transporter, permease protein 2 (cluster 5, nickel/peptides/opines) — MNTQTSTVADASTPGPSLPKTEHPGAEALRMFVRNPSAIIGMVLFLVIAVASIAGPWIDPADPFEIRVAPLTPPFTPDAWLGSDYLGRDVLTTLIYGGRVTLVIGAVAALIAALIGITFGALAGYYGGKVDALLMRITEFFQVLPALLFAMVVVALFSPTLLTVTIAIGIVIWTGTARLTRAEFLKFRDLEFVRAERAIGARNARIIWKVILPNALPPLIVTIALSVGAAILFQAGLSFLGLGDPNEMTWGLMIGSSRDYILSCWWAVAFPGAAIFLTVLAISLIGDGLNDALNPKLRAR; from the coding sequence ATGAACACGCAGACATCCACCGTTGCCGACGCCTCTACTCCCGGCCCGTCGCTGCCGAAGACCGAACATCCGGGCGCCGAGGCGTTACGCATGTTCGTCCGCAATCCGTCGGCGATCATCGGCATGGTGTTGTTCCTCGTCATCGCCGTGGCGTCGATCGCCGGCCCGTGGATCGACCCCGCGGACCCGTTCGAGATTCGGGTGGCGCCGCTGACGCCGCCGTTCACCCCGGATGCCTGGCTCGGCAGCGACTACCTGGGCCGCGACGTACTGACGACCCTGATCTATGGCGGCCGCGTGACGCTCGTGATCGGCGCCGTCGCGGCATTGATCGCGGCGCTGATCGGCATCACCTTCGGCGCGCTGGCCGGTTACTACGGAGGCAAGGTCGATGCGCTGCTGATGCGCATCACCGAATTCTTCCAGGTGCTGCCGGCGCTGTTGTTCGCGATGGTCGTGGTGGCGCTGTTCTCGCCGACGCTGCTCACCGTCACGATCGCGATCGGGATCGTGATCTGGACCGGGACTGCACGGCTGACCCGCGCCGAGTTCCTGAAATTCCGCGACCTGGAATTCGTCCGCGCCGAACGCGCGATCGGCGCGCGCAACGCCCGCATCATCTGGAAAGTGATCCTCCCGAACGCGTTGCCGCCGCTGATCGTCACGATCGCGCTGTCGGTGGGCGCGGCCATCCTGTTCCAGGCCGGGTTGTCGTTCCTGGGCCTCGGCGATCCGAACGAAATGACCTGGGGCCTGATGATCGGATCGAGCCGCGACTACATCCTCTCCTGCTGGTGGGCCGTCGCATTTCCGGGTGCGGCGATCTTTCTCACGGTGCTGGCGATCAGCCTGATCGGCGACGGATTGAACGACGCGCTGAATCCGAAGCTGAGGGCGCGCTGA
- a CDS encoding ABC transporter, permease protein 1 (cluster 5, nickel/peptides/opines) has translation MRIGRLILYRLAQAVGMVLAVVILNFLLIHGAPGDPVSTIAGASGGMTPELMAQLRTQYGLDKPLSVQLGVYLWQVLHGDLGYSYYFNLPVAHLIAERIPATLLLVVSSILCAFAVGTALGVLSSRKPNGLLSQFVTVVSMFGFAAPVFWTGIMLVILFASVFPILPVAGMHGITSSRHGLEGALDVLHHLVLPAVSLSLIYLAQYSRLSRSSMLDVLGSDFIRTARAKGLSERVVLYKHALRNALLPVITVLGLQFGNVLSGAILVETVFNWPGLGRLSFDSVLRRDYPTLLGLLLISSIVVIVMNLVTDLCYRLADPRIKTS, from the coding sequence ATGAGAATCGGCCGGCTGATCCTGTACCGGCTGGCGCAGGCGGTGGGCATGGTGCTCGCCGTCGTCATCCTGAATTTCCTGCTGATTCATGGAGCACCGGGAGACCCGGTGTCGACGATCGCCGGCGCGAGCGGCGGGATGACGCCGGAACTGATGGCGCAGTTGCGCACGCAGTACGGTCTCGACAAGCCACTGTCGGTGCAACTCGGGGTCTATCTCTGGCAAGTGCTGCATGGTGACCTCGGCTACTCGTATTACTTCAACCTGCCGGTCGCCCACCTGATCGCCGAGCGCATTCCGGCGACGCTGCTGCTGGTCGTCAGTTCGATCCTGTGCGCGTTTGCCGTCGGCACCGCGCTCGGCGTGCTCTCGTCGCGCAAACCGAACGGGCTGCTGTCCCAGTTCGTCACCGTCGTCTCGATGTTCGGCTTCGCCGCGCCGGTGTTCTGGACCGGCATCATGCTGGTGATTCTGTTCGCTTCGGTATTCCCGATCCTGCCGGTCGCCGGCATGCACGGGATCACGTCGAGCCGGCATGGGCTGGAAGGCGCGCTCGACGTGCTGCACCACCTGGTGCTGCCGGCGGTCTCGCTGAGCCTGATCTATCTGGCGCAGTACAGCCGTCTGTCGCGCTCGTCGATGCTGGACGTGCTGGGCTCCGATTTCATCCGCACCGCGCGGGCGAAGGGGCTGTCCGAGCGCGTCGTGCTGTACAAGCACGCGCTGCGCAATGCGCTGCTGCCGGTGATCACCGTGCTCGGACTGCAGTTCGGCAACGTGTTGTCCGGCGCCATCCTGGTCGAGACGGTGTTCAACTGGCCCGGCCTGGGCCGGCTCTCGTTCGATTCGGTGCTCAGGCGCGACTACCCGACCCTGCTGGGCCTGCTGCTGATCTCGTCGATCGTCGTGATCGTGATGAATCTCGTGACCGACCTGTGCTATCGGCTGGCGGACCCGCGGATCAAGACATCATGA
- a CDS encoding ABC transporter, substrate-binding protein (cluster 5, nickel/peptides/opines), with protein MSDFRLTRRDTLALAMGAATAAWSIPSHAQAPKRGGILVIGSTQVPRTLNGAVQSGIATAVPSTQLFASPLRYDDKWNPQPYLAESWKFAADGKSLTLNLRKNALFHDGKPVTSADVAFSIMAIKANHPFKTMMEPVERVETPDAYTAIIRTSTPHPALLLAMSPALCPIMPKHIYDDGQNLQTHPRNSTDVVGSGPYKWVEFSPSQRVVMERFDKFFLPGRPYLDKVIVTINPDASSMLIAFERGDIQMVPFVTNPIDLKRLAANPQVALTPKGYEGIGPLNWLAFNCAKKPLSDVRVRHAIATAIDKNFITKVLMGGFAVPAEGPIAPSSPFYAPNDIVKYPFDLKKAAAMLDEAGYKAGGDGTRFPLTIDYLPGVNDYQKTVAEYIRGQMKKIGVAAEVRASADFPSWAKRMATHDFDMSMDVVFNWGDPVIGVARTYLSTNIKPVVWTNTQSYSNPKVDELLNAGGESLDVAKRKADYAMFQKLVTEDLPIDYINVIAYHTAANKKVGNLPTSIWGVMSPFDEVYLS; from the coding sequence ATGTCCGATTTCCGACTCACGCGCCGCGATACGCTGGCACTCGCGATGGGCGCTGCGACTGCGGCCTGGTCGATTCCGTCGCATGCGCAGGCCCCTAAGCGCGGCGGCATTCTCGTCATCGGTTCCACGCAGGTTCCCCGCACGCTGAACGGTGCGGTGCAATCCGGCATCGCGACGGCCGTGCCGTCGACGCAGCTCTTCGCGAGCCCGCTGCGCTACGACGACAAATGGAATCCGCAGCCCTATCTGGCGGAGTCATGGAAGTTCGCCGCCGACGGCAAGAGCCTCACGTTGAACCTGCGCAAGAACGCGCTGTTCCATGACGGCAAGCCGGTGACCTCGGCCGACGTCGCGTTCTCCATCATGGCGATCAAGGCGAACCATCCGTTCAAGACGATGATGGAGCCGGTCGAAAGGGTCGAAACCCCCGACGCGTACACCGCGATCATCCGCACCAGCACCCCGCACCCGGCGCTGCTTCTGGCGATGAGCCCGGCCCTGTGCCCGATCATGCCCAAGCACATCTATGACGACGGCCAGAATCTGCAGACCCACCCGCGCAACAGCACCGACGTGGTCGGCTCGGGCCCGTACAAGTGGGTCGAGTTCTCGCCGAGCCAGCGGGTCGTGATGGAGCGGTTCGACAAGTTCTTCCTGCCGGGCCGCCCGTATCTCGACAAGGTCATCGTCACGATCAACCCGGACGCGTCCAGCATGCTGATCGCATTCGAACGCGGCGACATCCAGATGGTGCCGTTCGTGACCAATCCGATCGACCTCAAGCGCCTTGCCGCCAATCCACAGGTGGCGCTGACGCCCAAGGGCTACGAAGGCATCGGCCCGCTGAACTGGCTTGCGTTCAATTGCGCGAAGAAGCCGTTGTCGGACGTGCGCGTGCGCCACGCGATCGCCACCGCGATCGACAAGAATTTCATCACCAAGGTGCTGATGGGCGGGTTCGCCGTGCCGGCCGAGGGTCCGATCGCGCCAAGCAGCCCGTTCTATGCGCCGAACGACATCGTCAAGTACCCGTTCGATCTGAAGAAGGCGGCCGCGATGCTGGATGAGGCCGGCTACAAGGCCGGCGGCGACGGCACGCGTTTCCCGTTGACGATCGACTACCTGCCGGGCGTCAACGATTACCAGAAGACGGTCGCGGAATACATCCGAGGCCAGATGAAGAAGATCGGCGTTGCCGCCGAGGTTCGGGCTTCGGCCGATTTCCCCTCCTGGGCCAAGCGGATGGCGACGCACGATTTCGACATGTCGATGGACGTCGTATTCAACTGGGGCGACCCGGTGATCGGCGTTGCGCGCACGTACCTGTCGACCAACATCAAGCCGGTCGTCTGGACGAACACCCAGTCGTACAGCAACCCAAAGGTCGACGAATTGCTGAATGCCGGCGGAGAGTCGCTGGATGTCGCCAAGCGCAAGGCCGACTACGCGATGTTCCAGAAGCTCGTCACCGAAGACCTGCCGATCGACTACATCAACGTCATCGCCTACCACACGGCAGCCAACAAGAAGGTCGGTAACCTGCCGACCTCGATCTGGGGCGTGATGTCGCCGTTCGACGAGGTCTACCTGAGTTGA